From the genome of Spinacia oleracea cultivar Varoflay chromosome 2, BTI_SOV_V1, whole genome shotgun sequence, one region includes:
- the LOC110802612 gene encoding 36.4 kDa proline-rich protein gives MDSSKSSSLLFLCILLISLAAPSLGCGSCGGGGGGGQAPGGGSATVPPVTVPKLPVPPVAVPKLPLPPVAVPKLPSLPPVAVPKLPLPPVAVPKLPLPPVAVPKLPLPPVAVPKLPVGGVSPPTGPSGKCPPGGSPGTTTPPKGQPSCPIDILKLGACVDLLGGLIHIGLGDSKSKCCPILQGLADADAAVCLCTSLKVKLLNLNLYVPVALQLLLSCGKNPPPGFNCSV, from the coding sequence ATGGACTCCTCCaagtcctcctctcttctctttttATGCATCCTTCTTATTTCCTTGGCCGCTCCCAGTTTGGGTTGCGGCTCCTGCGGCGGTGGAGGCGGAGGCGGACAGGCCCCCGGTGGAGGATCGGCCACTGTACCACCGGTGACCGTCCCCAAACTGCCCGTTCCACCTGTCGCCGTACCCAAATTGCCCCTTCCACCTGTTGCCGTACCCAAATTGCCATCATTACCACCGGTCGCCGTACCCAAATTGCCCCTTCCACCGGTCGCCGTACCAAAATTGCCCCTTCCACCGGTGGCCGTACCCAAATTGCCCCTTCCACCGGTGGCCGTACCCAAATTGCCCGTAGGTGGAGTGAGCCCACCAACAGGCCCAAGTGGAAAGTGCCCACCAGGAGGAAGCCCAGGAACCACAACCCCACCGAAAGGCCAGCCCTCATGCCCAATTGATATCTTGAAGTTGGGTGCATGTGTGGACCTTCTTGGTGGGCTAATCCACATTGGGCTTGGTGATTCAAAGAGCAAATGTTGCCCAATCTTGCAAGGACTGGCTGACGCAGACGCAGCAGTTTGTTTGTGTACATCACTTAAAGTTAAACTTCTTAACCTTAATTTGTATGTTCCAGTTGCCCTTCAGCTTCTCCTCAGTTGTGGCAAGAATCCACCTCCTGGCTTCAATTGCTCTGTTTAA